Within Salvia splendens isolate huo1 chromosome 21, SspV2, whole genome shotgun sequence, the genomic segment TCCTATTTCAATTTATGGTTTGTAGCTTTTCACTTGATTGCAACAAGTAAGATTAGACAAAATGGGAGGTGGAAAGGACAAACATGATGAATCTGACTCATCTGACAAAGGGCTCTTCTCTGGTCACGGCCATTATCCGCATGGATACCCACCGGGGCAGTACCCACCCGCACCTGGAGGCTACCCTCCACAGGGCGGCTATCCTCCAGCAGGATATCCTCCACACCAAGGTTATCCCCCGGCTGGATACCCCCCTCAACAAGGCTACCCGCCAGCTGGATACCCCCCTCAACAAGGCTACCCGCCAGCGGGTTATCCTGGTCAACATCACTCAGGTACTGCACCTCGATTTTTGTATCCCTATGCCTGTGTTATACTGAATGACAGAGTAGTTTAGCATCTTATGTATTGTATTGTGTTCATTTAGAGGGTGGCATAGGTGCATCTTCATGTGATCACTGCGGTTACCTTGTTTCATAAATAGTCTCGTTTCATCTTCTGGTTTAACGGATATGACCAGGGTTGAGCTTGGAAGCTCTTAGTTTTGTGAAATCTAAATGTTTGATGACTGTCGGGTTGAATATGATATGCACATTTGAGACATACATTGAACCCAAAACTGGGTATGCTATCACCACGTTTGTGGAATGATTATCTTTTTAGAATGCCAATCTCACTAGTCCTTTATTCCATCTGGACTGCATTCAACCATCCGACTTTGTGTTCTCCATATAAGTTCGATGTGCTATATCGATATTGATTCAGTATGTAGAGGAATCTCTCTAAGGTTTCCCCTTTCAGGAGTTGGACTGATAGCCGGAGGTGCTGCTGCTGCCGCAGCTGCCTACGGTGCCTCTCATATGGCACATGGAGCACATGGACATGGAGGCTATGGATATGGTGTTGGTCATGGCATGATGGGTGGTGGACATTATGGCCATGGGAAGATGAAGCATGGCAAGTTCAAGCACGGTAAGTTCGGTAAGCACGGGAAGCACAAGGGCAAAGGCATGTTCAAGAAGTGGAAGTAATCATCCCTCCTTGACATTGAAACTATGATTTATatatatccctatatatatatatatatgaagcagCCGTAATGACTgtaatttcctttttcttttttatcaaCCTATAGCTAGCTCGGCCTGATGGCTTTAGAGCTAGTGTTCCTATTTCTTAATATTTAGTGTGACTTTACCTGCTAACTTGTTGCTTGATCTAATACGGATACCACTCATGTTTCTAACCACGGGGGGTTTTTGATTGTTTATGAAATGAGTATGATGTGGTATCTGAAAGTCAGATGTTTTGGTGATATATTGTTGGTGGAACTGGAATGGTGATAGTTctgtttcttccttcttttcttcAAAGATGTTGCTGTGTGTTCCTTTCTTCTCTTCTCGAAATCATGATTTCATTGGTTTTTTTTTGAATTGTTATGCAATAACAAAGTACAACTATCTTGTTATCTTTGGTTAAAGCAACTTAGAATCGCTGAAAGTTAATTGTGGACGCTGTGTATAAGCTGACCATTTATGCAATTACTCACAAGTCACAACCATACTATTCACAATTCACACATTTTAGCATAATACTAAAACACCCACGACCCATTTACCACATATGAGGCCACTCTTTGGTCACATCACttatttttaattcattatttattttaccaatCTGTaagtattattaaaattatgatatttatgCAATTAAATTAACTGACTACAAAGTAAAACAATTACATCATAAAAAATTCAAACCtgcataattaaaaatttagaattaaatgatttaaattaaaaaatgcattattaaaattggaattgaaataCAATAATACTACTTACATAATTAAAGTACTAAAAAAAGTCTTCATTGTTTGAAGGCATGTGTTCAAATCTCTTCGATAGAGATCGAATTGGAGTTTGTCATTTCTACTCGTCGACTTCGATATGTGGGAATTTGTCTAGAGCATCATCAAATGTCGAGCTAGAGTTGGCCTGTCATCCATGACATTAGTTGTGTCTTCTCTTTCATCTTGGATTACGTCGGATATGTTTGATTGATAATGCGTACAAGTAAAACCTTTAATGATCGTTCAACGTGCTTGGAGTACACCAGAAGTGCGTTCATCCTTTTGCTGAGCCTCATGCCTTTGAGCAAaacaatttttccattttcaataCATGTAATGTAATGGATGCTTGGTATCATTTCTAAGAATTTGTGACCCCTCTTATGCATATTCATCAAATGTTGGGTGTCTTTGCCCCCGTCGACCTTCTCAGATATGAATCGCGGAATGTTTCAATTACCTTGTGACAAAACCATTTGAGGCACTCTCATCGCATTTGTATTTGTGATTTGCATGTTTACCTTGAATTGTTTTGGATGTCACTATGATCATCATATCGTCAGTGTACACTTCTACGTCGTTAATAAAAGTCCTCTCGTTGAAGAATTACTGTTGGAGAAATACTATTTACGGATTCAAAATCACTTACGAAATACATATGCACCTCATCATGCTCGCCGGAAAAATACTGTTCAACTAGGAGTCTTGGGATAGTTTCAAGCTCTTCGTGCACATGTATGTTAGGTATACGAGGTCCGACCGATATTGCTTGTTGACTTTttggaataatatttttatgcaattttagaTTTTCCGGATTGGATTCTTTTCTCATAAAAATTAGATCGGGCaaaaatcaaatccaaaatATGAATGTTCACCCACATGTGTTTGAGGCCAAAGCCCCCACGCTGTGAGTGTTCTTATAAAAGTGTATCGATTTTTGTAGTAAtttgtttaaaaataaataattttgctaTTCGTTTATGATGGGTTgtagacatgcccacggtttccggttccggcggttaaccgccgaaccggaaccgcgaTAATTTTTTCGAACCaaaaccgtcaccgaaccgccggtcccggacggttccgaaccgccggtttcacggttccggcGATGCATCCGATGCGTCAGGCGGTGGCAGCTTTTTCAGGCGGTTTTGTTgactggaaccggcggttaaccgtcggTTTCCATAGTTAACAGTGAAATCGGTGGTTTTCTGGTTCCGGTGCGGAACACGAGGATGACACGTTGCATGTCGTCAGGCGGTTTTTTTGaccaaaccgccggttttggggtaaaaccggcggttccggcggttttacaacaaaaccgccggtttcacaccaaaaccgccggtttcgtcggattttcaattttttttaattctgattttgaattcaaagtAATCCATTTTTCcctcatttttatctataaatacccccttctATCCTCACTTACATTCACCttattcttgtgttaacaagagtttctctcttttatctcccaattctctctctttgtctcccatttctcatttgtgctattgtgctaatatttgaattattcaagtgctactcttatattacgcattgttatacttatacacttatacttgttctgTAGTTCTatttctataagttgtctttctcaatagctaaaacaaaaaatatatatattattccatatttctactatataatttgttactatcaagatgtcttcatctcgagaaggtcgtgttgataagggaaagggaaattCCAAGAGGCCAAGTCGAAAATCCGTTTTGATGAGATTTCTCAAAGGAACATGGATGTGTGGCAGGTTAAtaattattatctactaatattattaattatgaattacattacattattgttcataattctatttgatatttacaatacaaatattatttggtagattcgagaagagcaagatatgGCCAATGTTAttactctctctcgctctcaatcccaAGGCGGACGTGGATATGGTGGTGGCGgtgatgcttatgttggtaccggtagtggtgctcccggtcccggtgcctattctcaacaaattccaacccctgtgaatcttgatgacgacgatgatgatgatgatgatgatgaagaggaggaggaggaggaggaagaggttcaagaaatgccacccccaccaccaccaagaaGTCGTCGTGGTCGTCGTCGTGGTCGTGGACACACTCCTCAACCTCCTAAACCAattgaaaggtctttaacctctaacatcatggtgaaacatttcaagaaggtacgAGATAGTACCGATCCagacacttataatgtgtattgcaactattgcgaaaacgtatacacattccgaaagggtggaggatatagtacatttacccgtcacatggagaaagcgcatccggtcgagtttggtatcgctccaacccaaactcaactcaactttcaacatggagtcgggaccgagagtgggacgggttcatcccaaacatcaggtatgtgtagcaatactcttttaaaatatgatcacaaaaatgcttctaatgtgatgtctagattcgacgtgatgaaacattttccgttcaatgcttttgataacgatgcgtTTGAGTTGAGTATGTGacaagtttataatgccgctgcaagaaaattgagtcgaacttctaTGACTCGAGCTGTTGTtagacaatgcatggaaaagaaggcgcaattaggtacgtttattgtTAACTTGGGTCATAAAGTTTCgatttgctctgatgtgtggactgattgtttttgcaaaaattcatatatgggcatcactgtgcatttcgttgatcagagttggactttaaacaaacgtttgattccatttcgggaatttcccgccccacacactgcacaagcaattgctcagtTGATCATTctagttttgaatgaatttcaattgatcaataaaattttttccgTTGGTTTTAATAATGcaagcgctaacactgctagtaTAGATGAACtcatcagtgcatgttctcctgttattgatgaaaaatattttcatgtgcgatgtattgcccatattttgaatttgtgtgttcaagatgcgatcgatttgtggcaaaagtatgttgatcctattagaactgctgttaagttgattcataacaaagctcctattggtagagcttggaagaaatattgtcatAGCAAGCAGTGCAGGTACACCAattttcgtttggatgtttcaactcgttggaactcgacgtacgatatgttggagtcgaccttgaaccacattgaatatttatgtgatttttttagaacttgcccgcatgttccttctgatttgcttTTGATACCCTCTTGTTGTGACCACAACATGAATTTGTTTCGATTATTCAaagctttcaaaaatgccactgttgagttatccggtgtttattatcctacttctgtgagcgttttggagcattgcatgtatgtggcaattggttttaagacatgtgtgaaaaatactcaattcatagagttgaaggctattttgttttatatggttgaaaaatggttaaaatattttgcgcgtattccaaatgtgtttttgattacaaaatgcttggatcaaaagtggaagttgcatggtgttcataaaatttcagacatgtactatggttgtttgcacgattTGAATTTTTCTCAACTTCGCGAAATTGGCTTGACAAGAGGaaaatgcttcgaactaagtcttccgaatgttgatgaaatcaaactaaggttaaATAGTGCATTTCGTgctctctacgcggaatatgaaatgctgTATAATACcactcaccaggtacgtgctcctcctagtccttctacatttgattttggtggcgggAACTATAGCAATGTCATGATTGATCCatacgtagtatcacaattgtaAGATCTATACGGTGccacaaccaataggactagagctactagtgagttagatatatatttggaatcgcgctcaatttttcaagatgcaggtcctcctactcaacaaattgacgtccttaattggtggggaacacatgacaaagagtttccgatactcttgataatggctaaggagattttcgCTGTTctcgcttccaccgtcgccgttgagcaagcttttagtgtccGCGGTTGTGTCTTAGACGACAAAAgaagcaatctctccgccaaaaaatggaagccactatgttacttgatgattgggcaaaggcggacatgagagtacaagagccggatttcaaCTTttgtgtagagagtgatggtgaagacttttccaccgatggcgatgacgaggtcggaAGCGAGGGCGCTCAACAATATCAATGACGGTGGGGAGGGGGGGTGAATGGCGAGCAcgaccgaccaaaaaggtaagcaaggtaagagaactacgtgaactttaatttctcaataaaattatggatacgtaggcaactcaacttaaatttgaaaagtttaactttgaaagtttaagttgagctcaagcccttttcaattttttcctttcccccatttcatgtttttttatttatattccggcgacacttgtaaattatattacattgttgtatgttgtctatgtattgtaaattgtaatgtatcgttgtccgttacaattcaaattcaataaaattgatatgattttcaccttattcgtcttatttcaatttaaattatccattgtcttgttccaatttattgtataagtccaaatttcaaattacatagcaaaaaaaaaacgaaCTGCGAAAACCTCTgattttcgaaccggaaccttGAAAACCatccgaaaaccggcggttcggaaccggaaccggaaccgtgaaatagcctcatggttcggttccggtttcgCCTTTCTAAAAACCGGAACCGGTTCGGAACCACAGGtttacgaaccgtgggcatctctaaTGGGTTGTATTTAACCCCCATTAATTACGgtctcacggttcggttccggttccgcctttCTAAAAACCGGAACCGATTCGGAATCTCCGAtttacgaaccgtgggcatctctaaTGGGTTGTATTTAACCCCCATTAATTACGTTTAGGcttaaattaatgtattaatATACTCATATACAAGGATAACTATAAATTACCAAAGGTCTATGATTTATTCAATTATGATTATTACTACTGTTAAAAAGCATTTGGTTTATAGTTGAAATTAgtagcaaaataaaataaagtgaataagttgaaaaataaaaagagtaaTAAAAGAGAAAACCTTCGTTTTCTTTACTCCCTCTTTGGAACCCTAGCACCGCTTATGTTTATTCTGCGTGTGTCTTCCAACAGccatcctctctctctcccgAATCTCGCAGCCAGGTGATGCCTTTACTTTTTCCTTTGCCAACTCTTTCACGCATACGCATCTGTATAATATCGTCCGATCAACTGAATTGAATTAGGCTTAAATTTCTCTTGATTTTGATTTGAATAGAGAGAGATGTCGGATCAGAAACTGACGCGTATCGCTATTGTGAGCTCCGACAAGTGCAAGCCTAAGAAATGTCGCCAGGAGTGCAAAAAGAGTTGCCCTGTTGTCAAAACAGGCAAAACCCCCTAATTCCTGGATACTATCTTCTTCGGCATAATTATATGTCACTGGTTCTATTTGTTTCAgattaatttgttaatttgtGATCTGAATTGGTATTTATGGCATATGGTGAATTTTCAAGCGGTGGGTGCTAATTGCATTTGAGAATTTGGCATCTGAAGTATTAATTGGTCATAAGATgataaccctaaaccctaagtGATGTACTTTTTGCGTTCTTATCTGAGAGGTAGGCGTGAATTGGGGCTTCTTATTATAAGAACTTGTTGCACTCAGTTCAATCAATCACGTTGTGCAAATTTGGATGAAGTACGGCTGTGAATAATAATGCTTGATTACGGCATGACTTACCATTGAACCAATTTGCACCATTCTGCATTAATAATATCAGCAACGAATGAATCTCTTGTTCCCACTTGTAGAGTCAAATGCTAAAACATTATATTTAGCCTTTCATGAATCCTGTTTGCCAAACTTAGCTACATTCTATATTGATTTACTCATAATCCTATCAtattgatttttaatttattttgtgttttgggattttgttaatttttgtaTATGCTGCTGTGTTCATccaggtaaactttgcatagaAGTGACTCCTGCATCCAAGATAGCTTTCATCTCAGAGGAGTTGTGTATTGGATGTGGTATTTGTGTGAAGGTTCGTCAAGCAGGATAGAAATGAATTACTGTACAAGTTTATTTGTTGAATTGGATGTAGAGTTGTCCCCTTAATTGTTCTGCATGCTCTTCCAGAAATGCCCATTTGAAGCAATTCAGATTATTAATCTACCAAAAGACTTGGACAAGGATACAACCCATCGTTATGGGCCTAACACCTTTAAATTGCATAGGTTGGTTCAAGAGCAGTTTCATAAGCAACTTGCTTGTTTCTGTTGCTTTCAAACTTTGTGAACATTTTTGCAGATTACCTGTACCGAGACCTGGGCAAGTTCTAGGCCTTGTGGGAACTAATGGCATTGGAAAATCTACTGCGCTTAAAGTTTTGGCTGGGAAGTTGAAACCTAACTTGGGACGCTTTAATGTAACTTTCTCTAGCAATTCAACTACCTTTGAATTTTCCTTTGGATATCAACATGTTCCTTGACATTTTTATCTCCCACTCTATATTTTTTGCAGAATCCTCCTGACTGGCAGGAAATATTGACTTATTTTAGAGGATCTGAGCTGCAAAATTACTTCACCCGAATTCTTGAAGATAATTTAAAGGTGTTAGCTTTGATTAAAGATGTTGCTAGGATGCTTTAATAGTTTCGGCTTCTTAATTCGTATTCGTTCTTGCAATTCATATACTTAGTGTTCAATGTTAAGATATATATACATTGACCAGGGTTCTTCTGAGTGTTGGAGGTTTTTTTAGGTTTATATAGATAGATTTGGTCTAGAGGGAAGCACTTTGCTATCATAAACTTGTAtatgaaattatatattgaCCTACCATTGTTTCCCTAGCTTATCTTAAATATATTAACCCTTATTCTTCATTTATTGACATAATAATGGTGGTGGGATTTTATTTTCCTCAAGTAACTAAGGTAGCAGGtaattttttaatcataaaCTTGTATATGAGATCATATATATCGACCTACTGTTGTATCCTTAGCGTATGTTaagtattaaatttttaatcttcatttttttttgtcaacaaTTGTTATCTTCAATGTCTCTAGTTTATTGATCTGTCTCATCTCATCTCTCTGTGATGCATTTATTCTCAGGCAATCATCAAGCCCCAGTACGTCGATCACATCCCTAAAGCTGTTCAAGGCAATGTTGGACAAGTTCTTTCTCAgaaagatgagagagatatgaaaCAGGAACTTGCTGCTGACCTTGAGTTGGTTCAGGTTATGGACCGTAATGTGGGAGATTTATCTGGTGGAGAGCTTCAGAGGTTTGCCATAGCTGTTGTTGCTGTGCAGAATGCAGAAATTTATATGTTTGATGAGCCATCAAGTTATCTTGATGTTAAGCAAAGACTCAAAGCTGCCCAAGTTGTCAGATCCCTGCTTCGACCTAATAGGTCAGTGATATTCATTTTTTCTGTTAATTGCCCAAGTGTGAAATTTATACATGGTTATGACTTGTCTTCTTTGTTTTCAGCTATGTGATTGTGGTAGAGCATGATCTTAGTGTGCTTGATTATTTGTCGGACTTCATATGCTGTCTTTATGGGAGACCTGGTGTATATGGGGTGGTTACTCTTCCATTCTCTGTTAGAGaaggaattaatattttccTAGCTGGATTTGTGCCAACTGAAAATCTTAGGTTTAGAGATGAATCTCTTACATTTAAGGTAATTCCTATTTTATTGCTTCTACACTTAAGGGCAACTCAGATGCCAATTTCCATAAAATGTACTTCTCCTTGTAGGTTGCAGAGACTCCACAAGAAAGTGCTGAGGAAATTGAAACATATGCAAGATACAAGTATCCAACCATGACTAAGACTCAGGGAAACTTCAGGCTCAAGGTTGTGGAGGGTGAATTCACTGATTCACAAATTATTGTGATGCTTGGAGAAAATGGAACAGGAAAGACCACCTTCATACGGATGCTGGTACATTTCTTGTATAGTTTTTCACTTAAAAAAACATGTTAATTTTGTTTGTATATGCTGAAACTGTTGTCCTCCCAAATGTTAGGCTGGCCTTCTGAAACCTGATTCTGTAGAAGGATCTGATGTGGAAATTCCCGAGTTCAATGTCTCTTACAAGCCACAGAAAATCAGTCCTAAATTTCAGAATACTGTGAGAATGCTGTTGCATTCAAAAATTCGTGATTCATACATGCATCCACAGTTTGTATCAGACGTGATGAAGCCTCTATTGATTGAACAATTGATGGATCAAGAGGTTGTGAATCTTTCTGGTGGAGAATTACAGAGAGTTGCCCTCACTCTTTGTCTTGGAAAGGTGAGTTCCCTTAATATGATTGTCATCCATATTCTTGTTATGTATTACTCGAGACCTAAATTTGTTCATTATCATCATTTTATATGTTCTGTTTTTTTTGTGGCGGCTTCAGTTTCAACTTTGGAATTTTACTTTTACTCGTGATTATTTTCCCGAACTGGGGAGTTCATTGTGCATATGTTGCTATGTTGGATGAATAAATTTGCATCTCCCCTTGTGGTTGGTGCTTTTTATCTCATAGCAATGATTTCTTGAAAAGGATTTGGACTGTTGCTTAATGAATTTTACCACACGAATGTATTCAATTACGATAAGAGAGAAATCAATAATGCTAAAATGGTAATGCACATTCATAATTTGTTGGTTTTCCCTTTGAATGTTCGATGTATCCTTTTTTGGTCTTTTGCTTTTCATTTATACATCTTTGTTTTGGTGTGTGGCTGCAGCCAGCCGATATATATTTGATAGATGAACCAAGTGCATATCTCGACTCAGAGCAGCGTATTGTTGCTTCAAAAGTCATAAAGAGATTTATACTCCATGCGAAGAAGACTGCATTTGTTGTGGAGCATGATTTCATCATGGCAACATACCTTGCTGATAGGGTGATTGTGTATGAAGGAAAGCCATCCATTGATTGTGTTGCCAATTCACCTCAATCACTTTTGACTGG encodes:
- the LOC121783562 gene encoding glycine-rich protein A3-like is translated as MGGGKDKHDESDSSDKGLFSGHGHYPHGYPPGQYPPAPGGYPPQGGYPPAGYPPHQGYPPAGYPPQQGYPPAGYPPQQGYPPAGYPGQHHSGVGLIAGGAAAAAAAYGASHMAHGAHGHGGYGYGVGHGMMGGGHYGHGKMKHGKFKHGKFGKHGKHKGKGMFKKWK
- the LOC121785161 gene encoding ABC transporter E family member 2, yielding MSDQKLTRIAIVSSDKCKPKKCRQECKKSCPVVKTGKLCIEVTPASKIAFISEELCIGCGICVKKCPFEAIQIINLPKDLDKDTTHRYGPNTFKLHRLPVPRPGQVLGLVGTNGIGKSTALKVLAGKLKPNLGRFNNPPDWQEILTYFRGSELQNYFTRILEDNLKAIIKPQYVDHIPKAVQGNVGQVLSQKDERDMKQELAADLELVQVMDRNVGDLSGGELQRFAIAVVAVQNAEIYMFDEPSSYLDVKQRLKAAQVVRSLLRPNSYVIVVEHDLSVLDYLSDFICCLYGRPGVYGVVTLPFSVREGINIFLAGFVPTENLRFRDESLTFKVAETPQESAEEIETYARYKYPTMTKTQGNFRLKVVEGEFTDSQIIVMLGENGTGKTTFIRMLAGLLKPDSVEGSDVEIPEFNVSYKPQKISPKFQNTVRMLLHSKIRDSYMHPQFVSDVMKPLLIEQLMDQEVVNLSGGELQRVALTLCLGKPADIYLIDEPSAYLDSEQRIVASKVIKRFILHAKKTAFVVEHDFIMATYLADRVIVYEGKPSIDCVANSPQSLLTGMNLFLSHLDITFRRDPTNFRPRINKQESTKDREQKAAGSYYYLDD